The proteins below come from a single Salinilacihabitans rarus genomic window:
- a CDS encoding digeranylgeranylglycerophospholipid reductase encodes MNEDYDVVIAGAGPAGGQCARDLAARGYDVVVLETESEAEFPKQSNKSTAGTFPSMMASFGVPDDVVQHYTDSVVLESPSDYYVQDQPGAVLDFAAFKRYLVEDSRADGAEYRFDARATAPIVEGGEVVGVTYNGDEEVYGEIVVDATGPAAPLAKKLGVSNLERENHAIGVEYELEGVDVDHPGFADLTDAMMLRLDHEIAPGGYSWIFHTGEDTAKVGVCYIQNDSHRKYAKSDFAIDDYLTHWMETDPRFEGAERIEGRHHRGSAHIQLPGTLYTDRFMAVGDTVPTVDPLWGEGINKCMQSGRAAAAAADSCLKHADVPPTAENLEVYDTLWHRDVAPNVRSRLLMTQLLYLAPNERYDKLMADLNRLDDETLAKANDGNKRAITKLLDLGDLPLLARFAGQRLRS; translated from the coding sequence ATGAACGAGGATTACGACGTAGTGATCGCCGGTGCGGGACCCGCTGGTGGCCAGTGTGCGCGCGACCTTGCCGCGAGAGGCTACGACGTTGTCGTCCTCGAGACGGAATCGGAGGCCGAGTTCCCGAAACAGAGCAACAAGTCGACCGCCGGCACGTTCCCGTCGATGATGGCGTCGTTCGGCGTCCCGGACGACGTCGTCCAGCACTACACCGACAGCGTCGTCCTGGAGTCGCCCAGCGACTACTACGTTCAGGACCAGCCCGGCGCCGTGCTCGACTTCGCCGCGTTCAAGCGATACCTCGTCGAGGACAGTCGCGCCGACGGCGCCGAGTACCGCTTCGACGCGCGCGCCACCGCGCCGATCGTCGAGGGTGGCGAGGTCGTCGGCGTCACGTACAACGGCGACGAGGAGGTCTACGGCGAGATCGTCGTCGACGCGACGGGACCGGCCGCGCCGCTGGCGAAGAAACTCGGCGTCAGCAACCTCGAACGCGAGAACCACGCGATCGGCGTCGAGTACGAACTCGAAGGCGTCGACGTCGACCACCCCGGCTTCGCGGACCTGACCGACGCGATGATGCTCCGACTGGACCACGAGATCGCTCCCGGCGGCTACTCGTGGATCTTCCACACCGGCGAGGACACCGCCAAGGTCGGCGTCTGTTACATCCAGAACGACAGCCACCGGAAGTACGCCAAGAGCGACTTCGCCATCGACGACTACCTCACCCACTGGATGGAGACCGACCCCCGGTTCGAGGGCGCCGAGCGCATCGAGGGGCGCCACCACCGCGGCTCCGCGCACATTCAGCTCCCCGGGACGCTCTACACCGACCGGTTCATGGCCGTCGGCGACACCGTCCCGACGGTCGACCCGCTGTGGGGCGAGGGGATCAACAAGTGCATGCAGTCCGGGCGCGCGGCCGCCGCCGCGGCCGACAGCTGCCTCAAACACGCCGACGTGCCGCCGACGGCGGAGAACCTCGAGGTGTACGACACCCTCTGGCACCGCGACGTCGCGCCGAACGTGCGCTCGCGGCTGCTGATGACCCAACTGCTCTACCTCGCGCCGAACGAACGGTACGACAAACTGATGGCCGACCTGAACCGCCTCGACGACGAGACGCTCGCGAAGGCGAACGACGGGAACAAGCGGGCGATCACGAAGCTCCTCGACCTCGGCGACCTGCCGCTGCTGGCGCGGTTCGCCGGCCAGCGCCTCCGGTCGTAG
- a CDS encoding DUF7522 family protein: protein MATDTDDIETELLSVCRTAIGDDLRSATYFTPEEYDQFYLRSDLEHGADVERFVENERLGFTSQRTYGDTELGEYEFTIRVFEWGYVTRVVVGDRGVFVTTDPLNMSEFKEVATAIKRVLEGGAE from the coding sequence ATGGCGACCGACACCGACGACATCGAGACGGAACTGCTCAGCGTCTGCCGGACGGCCATCGGCGACGACCTCCGGAGCGCGACCTACTTCACGCCCGAGGAGTACGACCAGTTCTACCTCCGGAGCGACCTCGAACACGGCGCCGACGTCGAACGGTTCGTCGAGAACGAGCGGCTGGGGTTCACCTCCCAGCGGACGTACGGCGACACCGAACTCGGCGAGTACGAGTTCACGATCCGCGTCTTCGAGTGGGGGTACGTCACCCGCGTCGTCGTCGGCGACCGCGGCGTCTTCGTGACGACCGACCCGCTGAACATGAGCGAGTTCAAGGAGGTCGCGACGGCGATCAAGCGGGTTCTCGAAGGGGGCGCGGAGTGA
- a CDS encoding DUF5795 family protein, producing the protein MAENRVVQGRMVTPESLAELVEGESVMEADAIEDADRDCPACGGDVLRVGYMPSVTEFVTGWKCTDCDWHETDRAE; encoded by the coding sequence ATGGCCGAGAATCGCGTGGTTCAGGGGCGGATGGTCACCCCCGAGTCGCTCGCGGAACTCGTCGAGGGGGAGTCGGTGATGGAGGCGGACGCGATCGAGGACGCCGACCGGGACTGTCCGGCGTGTGGCGGCGACGTGCTTCGCGTCGGCTACATGCCCTCGGTGACCGAGTTCGTCACCGGCTGGAAGTGCACCGACTGCGACTGGCACGAGACCGACCGGGCCGAGTGA
- a CDS encoding SDR family NAD(P)-dependent oxidoreductase: MIDLTDRVAMVTGAGRGIGKATALLLAEQGADVVVTDVVPEREDVGDAVEDRGATALVRELDVTDPAQARAVADDAEAELGGVDVLVNNAGIFPAQSLDEIDHEDWQRVIDVNLTGTFNCTSAVVPGMRDRGYGRIVNVSSAAGGRVGWAGSLSHYAASKAGVVGFTRSAAIDLAPDGITINAVVPGMIDTGAAEEVSSPEEIEAAVAATPVGRQGEPEELASAVVYLSSEPAAFVTGASLVVDGGITLV; the protein is encoded by the coding sequence ATGATAGACCTCACCGACCGCGTGGCGATGGTTACCGGGGCGGGACGTGGAATCGGCAAGGCGACCGCGCTGTTGCTCGCGGAACAGGGCGCGGACGTCGTCGTGACCGACGTCGTCCCCGAGCGCGAGGACGTCGGCGACGCGGTCGAAGACCGGGGCGCGACCGCGCTCGTTCGCGAACTGGACGTGACCGACCCGGCGCAGGCGCGGGCGGTCGCCGACGACGCCGAGGCGGAACTCGGGGGCGTCGACGTGCTGGTGAACAACGCCGGCATCTTCCCGGCGCAGTCGCTCGACGAGATCGACCACGAGGACTGGCAGCGCGTGATCGACGTCAACCTGACGGGGACGTTCAACTGCACGAGCGCCGTCGTCCCGGGGATGCGCGACCGGGGTTACGGGCGCATCGTCAACGTCTCGTCGGCCGCCGGCGGGCGCGTCGGCTGGGCGGGGTCGCTCTCGCACTACGCCGCGAGCAAGGCGGGGGTCGTCGGCTTCACGCGGAGCGCGGCCATCGACCTCGCGCCGGACGGGATCACGATCAACGCCGTCGTCCCCGGCATGATCGACACGGGCGCGGCCGAGGAGGTCTCCTCGCCCGAGGAGATCGAGGCCGCGGTCGCCGCCACGCCCGTCGGCCGCCAGGGCGAACCCGAGGAACTGGCGAGCGCGGTCGTCTACCTGAGTTCGGAGCCGGCCGCGTTCGTCACCGGCGCCTCGCTCGTCGTCGACGGCGGGATCACGCTGGTCTGA
- a CDS encoding universal stress protein, with protein MASGDHILVPYDGSAPAKDAVRYALETYPDATFTLFHVVPVPEGYWAAFEDSQTPTPGYDRARERGEELLAEAAEIAAEGDADATVETEIATGRPKHAIAERAESGEFDAVVMGSHGREGAERILLGSVAENVVRRSPIPVVTVP; from the coding sequence ATGGCGTCCGGAGACCACATCCTCGTCCCGTACGACGGATCGGCGCCCGCGAAGGACGCGGTGCGATACGCCCTCGAAACGTACCCCGACGCGACGTTCACGCTGTTTCACGTCGTCCCGGTCCCGGAAGGCTACTGGGCGGCGTTCGAGGACAGCCAGACGCCCACGCCCGGCTACGACCGCGCCCGCGAGCGCGGCGAGGAGTTGCTGGCGGAGGCCGCCGAGATCGCCGCCGAGGGCGACGCCGACGCGACCGTCGAGACCGAGATCGCGACCGGCCGGCCGAAACACGCCATCGCCGAGCGCGCCGAGAGCGGCGAGTTCGACGCCGTCGTGATGGGCAGCCACGGCCGCGAGGGGGCCGAGCGCATCCTCCTCGGGAGCGTCGCCGAGAACGTGGTGCGCCGCTCGCCGATCCCCGTCGTCACCGTCCCGTGA
- a CDS encoding universal stress protein, with the protein MFDSVLVPTDGSEHAETAADTALDLAHEHDAVVHVVSVAETGPLSNLRLPGDAASAEEAIRGRAEEFVSRIADRSEAADLDVTTAVLSGPAGTAILDYADEVDADLIVMGTRGRGGIHRMAVGSVTDHVIRFGDVRVLVDTAE; encoded by the coding sequence ATGTTCGATTCGGTACTCGTTCCGACCGACGGCAGCGAACACGCCGAGACGGCCGCCGACACGGCGCTCGACCTCGCCCACGAGCACGACGCGGTCGTCCACGTCGTCTCGGTCGCCGAGACCGGCCCGCTGTCGAACCTGCGGCTGCCGGGCGACGCCGCGAGCGCCGAGGAGGCGATCCGGGGGCGCGCCGAGGAGTTCGTCTCGCGCATCGCCGACCGGTCCGAGGCGGCCGACCTCGACGTGACGACGGCGGTGCTGTCGGGGCCGGCCGGGACGGCCATCCTCGACTACGCCGACGAGGTCGACGCCGACCTGATCGTGATGGGTACGCGGGGTCGGGGCGGCATCCACCGGATGGCGGTCGGGAGCGTCACCGACCACGTGATCCGCTTTGGCGACGTCCGGGTGCTCGTCGACACGGCGGAGTGA
- a CDS encoding universal stress protein, with amino-acid sequence MTLETILLAVGPGDADRADELAATVVEVARPAAATVVLGHVFTREEYDQVLDRLDFDPDGEVDPDDVATRHATIRDIRAVLEEHGVDYEVRGAVGDHGTTIVDLAESVGAERVVVGGRRRSPTGKAVFGSTAQEVLLSAPCPVTFVRGED; translated from the coding sequence ATGACGCTCGAGACGATTCTGCTCGCGGTCGGCCCGGGGGACGCCGACCGCGCCGACGAACTGGCCGCGACCGTCGTCGAGGTCGCGAGGCCGGCCGCGGCGACGGTCGTCCTCGGCCACGTGTTCACCCGCGAGGAGTACGATCAGGTCCTCGACCGGCTGGACTTCGATCCCGACGGCGAGGTCGATCCCGACGACGTCGCGACCCGCCACGCGACGATCCGGGACATCCGGGCGGTCCTCGAGGAACACGGCGTCGACTACGAGGTCCGCGGCGCCGTCGGCGACCACGGGACGACGATCGTCGACCTCGCGGAGTCGGTCGGGGCCGAGCGCGTCGTCGTCGGCGGCCGCCGGCGCTCGCCGACCGGCAAGGCGGTGTTCGGCTCGACCGCCCAGGAGGTGCTGCTGTCGGCGCCCTGTCCGGTGACGTTCGTCCGCGGCGAGGACTGA
- a CDS encoding CBS domain-containing protein, with amino-acid sequence MAVERFARSDVVTAAPDAPIHELATTMRESKVGSVVIVDDDEPVGIVTDRDLTMRVLAEHADPDGLAAEDVMSPELRTVDRDAGFYRATELMNNHSIRRLPIVDGDGALVGIITADDLSELVADEHGELVGVLREQRPPY; translated from the coding sequence ATGGCAGTCGAACGCTTCGCACGGAGCGACGTCGTCACGGCCGCCCCGGACGCGCCGATCCACGAACTGGCGACGACGATGCGCGAGTCGAAGGTCGGCAGCGTGGTGATCGTCGACGACGACGAACCGGTCGGCATCGTCACCGACCGCGACCTGACGATGCGGGTCCTCGCCGAGCACGCCGACCCCGACGGCCTCGCCGCCGAGGACGTGATGTCCCCGGAGTTGCGGACGGTCGACCGCGACGCCGGCTTCTACCGCGCCACCGAACTGATGAACAACCACAGCATCCGCCGCCTCCCGATCGTCGACGGGGACGGCGCGCTCGTCGGCATCATCACGGCCGACGACCTGAGCGAACTCGTCGCCGACGAGCACGGGGAACTGGTGGGCGTCCTCCGGGAGCAGCGCCCGCCGTACTGA
- a CDS encoding C69 family dipeptidase, translated as MMVLSVLTPVAAAAPAADGDASAAPAAETESPTPDGVQTETDAEYRGCTMVIVGKNASADGSVVLARTEDYSGNWAKHFRHVPAETHPEGATFEAANGLEWPLPNETYAYNAAQDWTTEWGRFHEFAINSEGVGVTATTTTSINEDVEEVDPLVEGGLAEASVTTLVAQRADTPREGVELVGEIVEQEGASEPFAMAVANGTEAWLIETASGHHWAAHRIPDDEYFVGANAMRLGEVDLDSPDYMGSDGLIDFAAEHDLYDPETEDFHFAKAYGTADDYAAYNYQRVWGGLEYFGTENAPWDGDEVPGPDARPYPVTVEPDEEISVKDVMDFTRYRYQDTEYDARETDEPLPRTVGTTSTIESHILQLREDGPTPISDVAWAAMGTPLASPYVPYYPALEEFPEPYRQGNDTYDEDSAFWQFRSLSNLRFLSYDYFGPKVIEEIETFEEAELEQQAEKERKAAELWEENETKAREYLANYSEEQAWEALDLADDLETEIHTTVAQIEGWKLANPSVDAQPEEWDLPAPDADADADEPEPDDDNADTDDPGTDDGDDTSDADDGSTDDADDGSTDDADDGSTDDADGETDADDSTPGFGVAAAAVAIAALIAVGAATRRR; from the coding sequence ATGATGGTACTGTCGGTACTCACGCCGGTTGCTGCGGCCGCACCCGCCGCCGACGGCGACGCGTCGGCGGCCCCGGCCGCGGAGACGGAGTCGCCGACGCCGGACGGCGTACAGACCGAGACCGACGCGGAGTACCGTGGCTGTACGATGGTGATCGTCGGAAAGAACGCCAGCGCTGACGGCTCGGTCGTGCTGGCCAGAACCGAAGACTACAGCGGGAACTGGGCGAAACACTTCCGCCACGTTCCCGCCGAGACGCACCCGGAGGGTGCGACGTTCGAGGCGGCCAACGGCCTCGAATGGCCGCTTCCCAACGAGACGTACGCGTACAACGCCGCGCAGGACTGGACCACAGAGTGGGGCCGATTCCACGAGTTCGCGATCAACTCCGAGGGGGTCGGCGTGACCGCGACGACGACGACGAGCATCAACGAGGACGTCGAGGAGGTCGACCCGCTCGTCGAGGGGGGCCTCGCCGAGGCGAGCGTGACGACGCTCGTGGCCCAGCGGGCCGACACGCCCCGCGAGGGCGTCGAACTCGTCGGCGAGATCGTCGAACAGGAGGGCGCGAGCGAGCCGTTCGCGATGGCCGTCGCGAACGGCACCGAGGCGTGGCTCATCGAGACCGCCAGCGGCCACCACTGGGCCGCCCACCGGATCCCCGACGACGAGTACTTCGTCGGCGCCAACGCGATGCGACTCGGGGAGGTCGACCTCGACAGCCCCGACTACATGGGCTCCGACGGCCTGATCGACTTCGCCGCCGAACACGACCTCTACGACCCGGAAACCGAGGACTTCCACTTCGCGAAAGCCTACGGGACGGCCGACGACTACGCCGCCTACAACTACCAGCGCGTCTGGGGCGGCCTCGAGTACTTCGGCACCGAGAACGCGCCGTGGGACGGCGACGAGGTGCCCGGTCCCGACGCGAGACCCTATCCGGTCACCGTCGAACCGGACGAAGAGATCTCCGTAAAGGACGTGATGGACTTCACGCGGTACCGCTACCAGGACACCGAATACGACGCGCGCGAGACGGACGAGCCACTGCCCCGCACGGTCGGGACCACGTCGACGATCGAATCGCACATACTACAGCTTCGCGAGGACGGCCCGACGCCGATCAGCGACGTCGCGTGGGCCGCGATGGGGACGCCGCTGGCCAGCCCGTACGTCCCCTACTACCCCGCGCTCGAAGAGTTCCCCGAGCCGTACAGGCAGGGGAACGACACCTACGACGAGGACTCCGCGTTCTGGCAGTTCAGGTCGCTCAGTAACCTGCGGTTCCTCAGTTACGACTACTTCGGGCCGAAGGTGATCGAGGAGATCGAGACGTTCGAAGAGGCGGAGCTAGAGCAGCAGGCGGAGAAAGAGCGGAAAGCCGCCGAACTGTGGGAAGAAAACGAGACGAAAGCAAGGGAGTACCTCGCGAACTACTCGGAAGAGCAAGCCTGGGAGGCGCTGGACCTCGCGGACGACCTCGAGACCGAGATCCACACGACGGTCGCCCAGATAGAGGGCTGGAAACTCGCGAACCCGTCGGTAGACGCCCAGCCGGAAGAGTGGGACCTGCCCGCACCCGACGCCGACGCCGACGCCGACGAACCGGAGCCCGACGACGACAACGCCGACACGGACGATCCGGGGACCGACGACGGTGACGACACCAGTGACGCCGACGATGGCAGCACCGACGACGCCGACGATGGCAGCACCGACGACGCCGACGATGGCAGCACCGACGACGCCGACGGCGAAACCGACGCCGACGACTCCACGCCCGGCTTCGGCGTCGCCGCGGCCGCCGTCGCTATCGCCGCACTGATCGCCGTCGGCGCCGCGACGAGACGCCGCTGA
- a CDS encoding metal-dependent hydrolase, with translation MMLPTHALGGMLLAAPLLAVAPEFATVGLLAGLVGGVLPDLDMYVGHRKTLHYPVYYPALAAVAVPLAALAPSPPTVVAAFLLLGAAAHCVADVFGGGLELRPWEGTSDRAVYDHYRGRWIPPRRAIRYDGSPEDFLLTAAFAAPLLAALDGPLRVVVAAAVVVAGVYVALRRTLAAVAAALVAALPSSALSYVPNRYREAAGGR, from the coding sequence ATGATGCTCCCGACCCACGCTCTCGGGGGGATGCTTCTCGCGGCGCCGCTGCTCGCGGTCGCGCCGGAGTTCGCCACCGTCGGCCTCCTCGCGGGACTGGTCGGCGGCGTCCTCCCGGACCTCGACATGTACGTCGGCCACCGCAAAACGCTGCACTACCCCGTGTACTACCCCGCGCTCGCGGCCGTCGCCGTCCCCCTCGCGGCGCTCGCGCCGTCGCCGCCGACGGTCGTCGCGGCGTTTCTCCTGCTCGGCGCGGCCGCCCACTGCGTCGCGGACGTCTTCGGCGGCGGCCTCGAACTGCGCCCGTGGGAGGGCACCTCCGACCGGGCGGTGTACGACCACTACCGGGGGCGGTGGATCCCGCCGCGGCGCGCGATCCGTTACGACGGGTCGCCCGAGGACTTCCTGCTGACGGCGGCGTTCGCGGCGCCGCTGCTGGCCGCCCTCGACGGGCCGCTCCGGGTCGTCGTCGCCGCCGCCGTCGTCGTCGCCGGCGTCTACGTCGCGCTCCGGCGGACCCTCGCGGCGGTCGCGGCCGCGCTCGTCGCCGCGCTCCCGTCGAGCGCGCTGTCGTACGTGCCGAACCGGTACCGCGAGGCCGCGGGCGGCCGGTGA
- a CDS encoding SDR family NAD(P)-dependent oxidoreductase, translating to MDGPDLSDRTVLVTGSGRGLGRELLLATADRGADVAVHYHTSADAAREVAAEARERGAGAATTVQGDVTDPDSVDGLFSAVETDLGPVDCLVNNVGDFAPRHWEALDVETWRRVFATNLDGTYLCSKRALPAMRESGYGRIVNVGYASAEKGLVSPKNFPYFAAKAGVLMFTRMLAADTQDDGITVNAVSPYVVENSDEFPDDLPRGRPASFEDVARPVLFFLDPENGYVSGENVEVDGGWLPESV from the coding sequence ATGGACGGACCGGACCTCTCCGATCGGACCGTGCTCGTCACGGGCAGCGGCCGCGGCCTCGGGCGCGAACTCCTGCTGGCGACCGCCGACCGCGGCGCGGACGTCGCCGTCCACTACCACACGAGCGCCGACGCCGCCCGCGAGGTCGCCGCCGAGGCCCGCGAGCGCGGCGCCGGCGCGGCGACGACCGTTCAGGGCGACGTCACCGACCCCGACAGCGTCGACGGACTGTTCTCGGCGGTCGAGACCGACCTCGGCCCCGTCGACTGTCTCGTCAACAACGTCGGCGACTTCGCGCCGCGCCACTGGGAGGCCCTCGACGTCGAGACCTGGCGGCGGGTGTTCGCGACGAACCTCGACGGCACTTACCTCTGTTCGAAGCGCGCGCTGCCGGCGATGCGCGAGAGCGGCTACGGCCGCATCGTCAACGTCGGCTACGCCTCGGCCGAGAAAGGGCTCGTGAGCCCGAAGAACTTCCCGTACTTCGCCGCGAAGGCGGGCGTGTTGATGTTCACCCGGATGCTCGCCGCCGACACGCAAGACGACGGAATCACGGTCAACGCCGTCTCCCCCTACGTCGTCGAGAACTCCGACGAGTTCCCCGACGACCTCCCGCGGGGCCGGCCCGCCTCCTTCGAGGACGTCGCCCGGCCCGTCCTCTTCTTCCTCGACCCCGAGAACGGGTACGTCAGCGGCGAGAACGTCGAGGTCGACGGGGGCTGGTTGCCGGAGTCGGTGTGA
- a CDS encoding universal stress protein encodes MELLVAVDRSEESRNALEYALDLAAAFEANLTVVHSVDPAVYDRGGSAPVADVPDADERLVLENVADAEERGERLLEEAAEEAADRGVEAGTELLYGDPVETISGYADEGAVDGIVVGHRGHSGRARELLGSVARGLVEEATVPVTVVR; translated from the coding sequence ATGGAGTTGCTCGTCGCAGTCGACCGATCGGAGGAGAGCCGGAACGCCCTCGAGTACGCGCTCGACCTCGCGGCGGCCTTCGAAGCGAACCTGACCGTCGTCCACTCGGTCGACCCGGCGGTATACGACCGGGGCGGATCGGCGCCGGTCGCGGACGTCCCGGACGCCGACGAGCGCCTCGTCCTCGAAAACGTCGCCGACGCCGAGGAGCGCGGCGAACGCCTCCTCGAGGAGGCGGCCGAGGAGGCGGCCGACCGCGGCGTCGAGGCCGGGACCGAGTTGCTGTACGGCGATCCGGTCGAGACGATCTCGGGGTACGCCGATGAGGGGGCCGTCGACGGCATCGTCGTCGGCCACCGGGGCCACTCCGGGCGCGCCCGCGAGTTGCTCGGGAGCGTCGCCCGGGGGCTGGTCGAGGAGGCGACGGTTCCGGTGACCGTCGTCCGCTGA